Proteins found in one Toxotes jaculatrix isolate fToxJac2 chromosome 18, fToxJac2.pri, whole genome shotgun sequence genomic segment:
- the LOC121198987 gene encoding insulin-like growth factor-binding protein complex acid labile subunit, with translation MCLLLPALLCLLFAFYSPPFLFPSVECSRKCPHQCVCYEQADLVDCRDRGFEHVPRGLPHGTWLLELGGNNLSEIGTRAFTGLWSLRVLVMTNSQIQEIQPQAFFSLSFLEKLDLSWNQLTSLPADFSASLSALRELRLEHNNLHYISGYSLEYLDNMEKLDLSYNRLASVGPGVFRGLSRLRQLYLHNNRLTVVQQGSLDMLPGLEVLQLSNNNISRIDSDALAPLYSLTVLALEGNNLHHLKFKTFISLHTTATHIQLSGNPWSCDCELHRVFSKILHVRHLHIDDYRNVTCQEPPQLTGASLAWVDSQLCVAETATVLVITVTVLVTVVAALVMAERNRKRNHGKNWDTESQTQTQSPPS, from the exons ATGTGTCTCCTCCTCCCGGCCCTCCTCTGCCTTCTTTTTGCCTTTTATTCACCCCCGTTCCTCTTCCCATCCGTCGAGTGCTCACGTAAATGTCCGCACCAGTGCGTTTGCTATGAGCAGGCTGACCTGGTGGACTGTCGCGACCGTGGGTTTGAGCATGTTCCCAGGGGCCTCCCACACGGGACGTGGCTGCTGGAGCTTGGGGGGAACAATCTGAGCGAGATTGGTACCAGAGCTTTCACTGGACTCTGGTCCCTGAGGGTGCTGGTAATGACAAACAGCCAGATACAAGAGATACAACCACAG gcatttttctctttgtccttccTGGAGAAGCTGGATCTCAGTTGGAACCAGTTAACATCTCTCCCTGCAGACTTCTCTGCCAGCCTGTCAGCTCTCAGGGAGCTTCGGCTGGAGCACAACAACTTACATTATATATCTGGATACag CTTGGAGTATCTGGACAACATGGAGAAGCTGGACCTCAGCTATAACCGGCTGGCGTCAGTTGGCCCCGGTGTGTTCAGGGGCCTGTCCAGGCTCAGACAGCTCTACCTGCATAACAACAGGCTGACTGTGGTGCAGCAGGGGAGCCTGGACATGTTGCCTGGACTAGAG gtgCTCCAGCTGAGTAACAACAACATCTCTCGGATCGACAGCGACGCTCTGGCTCCTCTCTACAGCTTGACCGTTCTGGCTCTGGAGGGAAACAACCTGCATCACCTCAAGTTTAAAACCTTCATCAGTCTCCACACGACAGCCACACACATCCAGCTGTCAG GTAACCCATGGAGCTGCGACTGTGAGCTGCATCGTGTCTTCAGTAAGATCCTGCACGTTCGCCACCTCCACATCGACGACTACAGGAACGTGACGTGCCAGGAGCCGCCGCAGCTGACCGGGGCCTCGCTGGCCTGGGTGGACAGCCAGCTCTGCGTGGCGGAGACCGCCACCGTGCTcgtcatcactgtcactgtgctggTGACTGTGGTGGCAGCTTTGGTGATGGCtgagaggaacaggaagaggaaccACGGAAAGAACTGGGACACTGAGTCCCAGACTCAAACTCAGAGCCCACCGTCCTGA
- the pex12 gene encoding peroxisome assembly protein 12, giving the protein MAEAGAHLTSTAVNEQPSIFEVLAQESLMEAVKPALRHAVKVLAESNPSSFGFLWQRFDELYLLLDLLLQNHFLSHSSASFSENFYGLKRVSGKRGGLAARLGLNWKSHWRSLLLLCLVPYLRAKLETTLAQQRDEEDFSIQLARTRSQRLYRAAVAAYPYVNTAWQAWVFCQQLLFVFGVAKTHSPLLWLARVRLARLNAQDIRDIELKASNTGNPAGKSLVHRVWWLMSQAARAVAVPLSTSLSLGVFFLQFLEWWYSSENQSTVKALTSLPAPPPPLHLQEEHSRGDSPFVSTNHRKETQQGSELRNCPLCRRLRTNTTVLSTSGFVFCYRCIYTYVKANRRCPVTGYPTELQHLIKIYSPES; this is encoded by the exons atgGCCGAGGCCGGAGCTCATCTGACCTCCACCGCTGTTAACGAGCAGCCGTCGATCTTTGAGGTCCTGGCACAAGAGTCTCTGATGGAGGCGGTCAAACCTGCACTGAGACACGCCGTCAAA GTTCTGGCAGAGTCCAACCCGTCCAGTTTTGGCTTTCTGTGGCAGCGCTTTGATGAGCTCTACCTGCTGCTGGACCTCCTTCTCCAGAACCACTTCCTGTCTCACTCCAGTGCCTCCTTCTCTGAGAACTTCTACGGCCTGAAAAGAGTTTCAGGTAAGCGGGGGGGACTTGCTGCTCGCCTGGGACTGAACTGGAAGTCGCACTGGcgatctcttcttcttctgtgcctGGTGCCGTACCTGCGGGCAAAGCTGGAGACGACGCTGGCGcagcagagggatgaggaggaCTTCTCCATTCAGCTGGCACGAACCAGGAGCCAGAGGCTGTACCGGGCGGCCGTGGCGGCGTACCCGTACGTCAACACAGCCTGGCAGGCCTGGGTCTtctgtcagcagctgctcttTGTCTTTGGCGTTGCTAAAACCCATAGTCCTCTGCTGTGGCTGGCCAGGGTGAGACTGGCACGACTGAACGCTCAAGACATCAGAGACATAGAGCTGAAGGCCAGCAACACTGGAAACCCAGCTGGCAAGAG CCTGGTGCACAGAGTGTGGTGGTTGATGTCACAAGCAGCGAGGGCCGTGGCCGtccccctctccacctccctctccctggGCGTGTTCTTCCTGCAGTTCCTGGAGTGGTGGTACTCCTCTGAAAACCAGAGCACCGTCAAAGCCCTCACCTCCCTGCCTGCTCCTCCGCCCCCCCTCCACCTGCAGGAGGAGCACAGCCGCGGGGATTCTCCATTCGTCTCGACCAATCACCGCAAAGAAACTCAGCAGGGCTCTGAGCTCAGGAACTGTCCTCTGTGCCGGAGGCTCCGCACCAACACCACGGTACTGTCCACCTCTGGCTTCGTCTTCTGTTACCGCTGCATCTACACGTACGTGAAAGCCAACCGCCGCTGCCCGGTCACCGGATATCCCACCGAACTGCAGCACCTCATCAAGATATATTCACCGGAGAGCTAG